One stretch of Verrucomicrobiia bacterium DNA includes these proteins:
- a CDS encoding T9SS type A sorting domain-containing protein translates to MRQRTAVAAVLLAAVLWCGNARSQNWVQVAEIGSTLVYSIVLHNGTLFAATADSVFKSTDGGNNWGAAAVPPGLTDDLFRLFAHGAFLYIGTWKDGVFRTSDGGQSWEAYSTGLPAGAITGLAVLGDSIYAGTGGSGVYVRRLSSSTSWSAYNEGLSVFGVNSIGTSGNHLTAGIALYFYVRPQGGAQWTEVYLNSPPAQRLVFETLPLGSYLFAGTDDGVYRGDLNAQNWEKIDIAGLPGRDVEALAADGARLYAGVRFNLEHFIWYTDDFGQNWNIQAHEFVELFDLVMTAGRLWAARLDGLWYLDVGTDVKEPKSQLPTDFQLGQNHPNPFNPATTISFTLPASGPVELKVYDVLGRKVRTLVAGSKKAGTHSVRFDADGLPSGVYFYQLRAGKYESTRKMILIK, encoded by the coding sequence TTGAGGCAGAGAACGGCGGTAGCCGCGGTTTTATTGGCGGCGGTGCTGTGGTGCGGCAACGCAAGGTCCCAGAACTGGGTGCAGGTAGCCGAAATTGGTTCAACGCTGGTTTATTCCATCGTTTTGCATAACGGGACGCTCTTTGCTGCCACGGCCGATTCGGTCTTCAAAAGCACGGACGGCGGAAACAACTGGGGGGCGGCCGCCGTGCCTCCGGGATTGACCGACGATTTGTTCCGGCTTTTTGCGCACGGAGCGTTTCTCTATATCGGAACGTGGAAAGATGGTGTTTTCCGCACGAGCGACGGCGGACAAAGCTGGGAGGCCTATTCCACCGGGCTGCCGGCCGGCGCCATCACCGGCTTGGCGGTGCTCGGTGACAGCATCTATGCCGGAACGGGCGGCAGCGGCGTGTACGTGCGGCGGCTCTCCAGTTCAACTTCTTGGTCTGCCTACAACGAGGGGCTTTCGGTGTTCGGGGTCAACTCAATCGGCACGAGCGGAAACCATCTCACGGCTGGCATTGCGTTGTATTTTTACGTCCGTCCGCAGGGTGGCGCGCAATGGACGGAAGTTTACCTGAACTCCCCGCCGGCCCAGCGGCTCGTATTTGAGACCCTTCCGCTCGGTTCCTATCTATTTGCCGGGACGGATGACGGCGTTTACCGCGGGGATCTGAACGCCCAAAACTGGGAAAAAATAGACATTGCCGGGCTTCCGGGGCGGGATGTCGAGGCCCTCGCGGCCGACGGCGCCCGTCTGTATGCCGGGGTGCGGTTCAACCTCGAACATTTCATTTGGTACACGGATGACTTCGGCCAAAATTGGAACATTCAGGCACACGAATTTGTAGAGCTTTTTGACCTCGTTATGACCGCAGGCCGGCTGTGGGCGGCGCGGCTGGACGGCCTGTGGTATTTGGACGTCGGCACGGACGTGAAGGAGCCGAAGTCCCAGCTACCTACCGATTTCCAGCTCGGTCAAAACCACCCCAATCCATTCAACCCCGCCACCACAATTTCTTTCACCTTGCCCGCATCGGGGCCGGTGGAATTGAAAGTTTACGATGTTCTGGGGCGAAAGGTGCGAACGCTTGTGGCCGGGTCCAAGAAAGCCGGAACACATTCGGTTCGTTTTGATGCAGACGGTCTTCCAAGCGGGGTTTATTTCTACCAATTGCGTGCCGGGAAGTACGAATCCACGAGGAAGATGATTTTGATCAAATAG
- a CDS encoding DinB family protein gives MVALTKWFERKFNFDFPLGVFPTILERLRGTPVRLEELTRSIPKDFLTVQADGRWSILENAGHLDDLEELHEGRLDDYKAGLATLRPADLQNQKTREANHNSTPLEAILARFRKSRKQFLDKLTTFSDDELARVALHPRLKQPMRVVDMCYFMAEHDDNHLARISEIARALQGSKK, from the coding sequence ATGGTTGCCCTGACCAAGTGGTTCGAACGAAAATTCAACTTCGATTTTCCCCTCGGGGTTTTCCCCACCATTCTCGAACGCCTGCGCGGCACGCCGGTGCGACTGGAGGAACTCACCCGCTCGATTCCGAAGGACTTCCTGACCGTGCAGGCCGACGGCCGCTGGTCGATTTTGGAAAACGCCGGGCATCTGGATGATTTGGAGGAGCTGCACGAGGGGCGGCTGGATGATTACAAGGCCGGACTGGCAACCCTCCGCCCGGCTGATTTGCAGAATCAGAAAACGCGGGAGGCCAACCACAATTCCACCCCGCTCGAAGCGATTCTTGCTCGTTTCCGAAAAAGCCGCAAACAATTTCTTGATAAGTTAACAACCTTTTCAGACGACGAACTCGCACGTGTCGCCCTGCACCCCCGCTTGAAGCAGCCGATGCGGGTGGTGGATATGTGCTACTTCATGGCCGAGCACGACGACAACCATCTGGCCCGCATTTCCGAAATCGCCCGCGCCTTGCAAGGAAGCAAAAAATGA
- a CDS encoding DNA-3-methyladenine glycosylase I, whose protein sequence is MKTRCQWADGDPLYITYHDTEWGVPLHEDQKLFEFLVLEGMQAGLSWLTILRKRENYLAAFDYFDPEKVARYDKKRVQKLLSNPGIIRNRLKIESAITNAQSFLKVQEEFGSFDKYIWRFTGGTVKKNKWKTIKQVPPQSKESDAMSKDLKQRGFKFVGSTICYAHMQATGMVNDHMVHCFRYNEL, encoded by the coding sequence ATGAAAACCCGCTGCCAATGGGCCGACGGCGACCCGTTGTATATAACCTATCACGACACCGAATGGGGCGTGCCTCTGCACGAGGACCAAAAGCTTTTCGAGTTTCTCGTTCTGGAAGGGATGCAGGCCGGGCTTTCCTGGCTCACCATCCTGCGCAAGCGGGAAAACTATCTCGCGGCCTTCGATTACTTCGATCCCGAAAAAGTGGCCCGCTACGATAAGAAGAGAGTGCAAAAGCTGCTTTCCAATCCCGGCATCATCCGCAACCGGCTTAAAATCGAGTCGGCCATCACCAACGCCCAATCCTTTTTGAAGGTGCAGGAGGAATTCGGCAGTTTTGACAAATACATCTGGCGGTTTACGGGCGGGACGGTCAAAAAGAACAAATGGAAGACAATCAAGCAGGTCCCCCCCCAAAGCAAGGAATCGGATGCGATGAGCAAGGATTTAAAACAACGGGGCTTCAAGTTCGTCGGCTCCACCATCTGCTACGCCCACATGCAGGCCACCGGAATGGTGAACGACCATATGGTGCACTGCTTCCGGTATAACGAGCTTTGA
- a CDS encoding GNAT family N-acetyltransferase, which translates to MTPLKIRFATLKDIETLVTHRRGMWFDMGYKNKAELDAADKVYRLWAKPRLRSGELIGFIVEVSGQTAGSGCLWLQPVQPRPGRPGFKGGGQPYLLSMYTEHPFRGKGVATKIVKESIRWAKAKGFPRMTLHASDMGRSVYEKLGFKQTWEMKLDLKSKNR; encoded by the coding sequence GTGACCCCGTTAAAGATTCGTTTTGCCACTCTGAAGGATATTGAGACGCTCGTGACCCATCGCCGCGGGATGTGGTTCGATATGGGCTATAAAAACAAAGCCGAATTGGATGCCGCCGACAAGGTCTATCGCCTTTGGGCCAAACCGCGGTTGAGAAGCGGCGAATTAATCGGCTTTATCGTTGAAGTGAGCGGGCAAACCGCCGGCAGCGGCTGCCTCTGGCTCCAGCCGGTCCAGCCCCGTCCCGGCCGTCCCGGATTCAAAGGGGGCGGCCAACCCTATCTGCTCTCGATGTACACGGAACACCCCTTTCGGGGAAAAGGGGTGGCCACCAAAATCGTGAAGGAGTCCATCCGCTGGGCCAAAGCCAAAGGATTTCCGCGAATGACCCTGCATGCCTCCGATATGGGGCGAAGCGTTTACGAAAAATTGGGGTTCAAGCAGACCTGGGAGATGAAACTCGATCTGAAATCCAAAAACCGTTAA
- a CDS encoding cold-shock protein — protein sequence MAQGTVKWFNDAKGFGFLRMDDGKEVFVHYSAIADKGFKSLAEGETVRFDVVEGPKGPQAANVVKA from the coding sequence CTGGCACAGGGTACCGTTAAGTGGTTTAACGACGCAAAAGGCTTTGGTTTTCTCCGTATGGATGATGGCAAAGAGGTTTTTGTGCATTATTCGGCAATCGCCGATAAGGGCTTCAAGTCGTTGGCCGAAGGCGAGACCGTCCGCTTCGACGTGGTCGAAGGCCCCAAGGGGCCGCAGGCCGCCAACGTCGTCAAGGCGTAG
- a CDS encoding cold shock domain-containing protein, whose protein sequence is MATGTVKWFNDAKGYGFLRSEDGTEVFVHYSAIADKGFKSLKEGETVRFDVVEGPKGPQAANVVKG, encoded by the coding sequence CTGGCAACAGGCACCGTTAAATGGTTTAACGACGCAAAAGGGTACGGTTTTCTCCGTTCGGAGGATGGAACCGAAGTTTTTGTGCACTACTCGGCAATCGCCGACAAGGGCTTCAAGTCGTTAAAGGAAGGGGAGACCGTCCGCTTCGACGTCGTCGAGGGTCCGAAAGGGCCGCAGGCGGCCAACGTCGTCAAGGGATGA
- a CDS encoding cold shock domain-containing protein: MAQGSVKWFNDAKGYGFIRMEDGKEVFVHYSALSGDGFKSLKEGDSVRFDVVEGPKGPQAANVVKA; the protein is encoded by the coding sequence TTGGCACAGGGCAGTGTTAAATGGTTCAACGACGCAAAGGGATACGGATTCATCCGGATGGAGGACGGCAAGGAGGTTTTCGTCCACTATTCCGCACTTAGCGGAGACGGCTTCAAGTCGCTCAAGGAGGGGGACTCCGTCCGTTTTGACGTGGTGGAAGGCCCCAAGGGGCCGCAGGCCGCCAACGTGGTAAAAGCTTAA
- a CDS encoding cold-shock protein: MAQGTVKWFNDAKGFGFIRMDDGKEVFVHYTAIVDKGFKSLKEGDAVRFDVVEGPKGPQAANVVKA; encoded by the coding sequence TTGGCACAGGGTACGGTTAAATGGTTCAACGACGCGAAGGGGTTCGGCTTCATCCGCATGGATGACGGCAAGGAGGTCTTCGTGCACTACACGGCCATTGTGGACAAGGGGTTCAAATCCCTGAAGGAAGGGGATGCCGTCCGCTTTGACGTGGTGGAAGGCCCCAAGGGACCGCAGGCCGCCAACGTGGTGAAAGCGTAA
- a CDS encoding outer membrane beta-barrel protein, with protein sequence MIRKTVLMLAVFFLLSAPAWALLGAGFGVRGGLISNYQIGGTPAGVPVPKKLTMIGVHTAFSRIPAFVLEGSLEYNWKQEAYNDPTYGSYKLRINDFSANAFAKVRMPMSTVKPYFGGGLGLHKLVYSVSNASGTVPIPDDATKPAYHAMLGLAVSPPMMPFEVFGEYRWTWISTPDKTTKFPTLLAGLTFKM encoded by the coding sequence ATGATTCGCAAAACAGTTCTGATGCTGGCCGTTTTCTTTTTGCTTTCCGCTCCGGCCTGGGCTCTTTTGGGGGCCGGGTTCGGAGTGCGCGGGGGGCTTATTTCCAATTACCAAATCGGCGGGACGCCGGCGGGGGTTCCCGTGCCGAAGAAGCTGACGATGATCGGCGTGCACACCGCCTTTTCGCGGATTCCGGCGTTCGTTCTCGAGGGTTCCCTGGAATACAACTGGAAGCAGGAGGCGTACAACGACCCGACGTACGGCAGCTACAAACTGCGAATCAACGATTTTTCCGCCAACGCCTTTGCCAAGGTGCGTATGCCGATGTCCACGGTGAAACCGTATTTTGGCGGCGGGCTGGGACTGCACAAGCTGGTTTATTCGGTTTCCAACGCCTCCGGCACGGTGCCAATTCCGGACGACGCCACCAAGCCGGCGTATCACGCCATGCTGGGGCTTGCCGTCTCGCCGCCGATGATGCCGTTTGAGGTTTTCGGCGAATACCGCTGGACCTGGATTTCGACGCCGGACAAAACGACCAAGTTTCCGACCCTTCTGGCCGGATTGACCTTCAAGATGTAA
- a CDS encoding outer membrane beta-barrel protein produces MFRNLLLGIGAAGLLSVPAWGLTGGGFGVRGGLVSNFQTGGNPTGAQFPKKMNMVGVHSNFASASLLMLEASLEYNWKEENQSDPIFGSYKMKINDYSANAFAKLRLPTGSLKPYGGGGIGLHRLAYSVSNASGVVLIPEDETKPAYHAMAGMAFAPLAVPLEIFGEYRWTWVITEDKKTEFPTFLAGVTLRL; encoded by the coding sequence ATGTTTCGCAACCTGCTTTTGGGCATCGGAGCGGCCGGATTGTTATCCGTTCCCGCCTGGGGGCTTACGGGAGGAGGGTTCGGCGTCCGGGGAGGGCTGGTCTCGAATTTTCAGACCGGCGGCAATCCGACCGGGGCGCAGTTCCCCAAGAAGATGAACATGGTGGGGGTGCATTCCAACTTTGCCTCCGCCTCGCTTTTGATGCTGGAGGCCTCGCTGGAGTACAACTGGAAAGAGGAGAACCAAAGCGACCCGATTTTCGGCTCCTATAAAATGAAAATCAACGATTACTCGGCCAACGCCTTTGCCAAGCTGCGGCTGCCGACCGGGAGCTTAAAGCCGTACGGCGGGGGAGGCATCGGCCTGCACCGGCTGGCGTACTCCGTCTCCAATGCCTCCGGCGTGGTTTTGATTCCGGAGGATGAGACCAAGCCGGCCTACCATGCGATGGCGGGAATGGCCTTTGCCCCGCTGGCGGTTCCTTTGGAAATATTCGGCGAGTACCGCTGGACCTGGGTGATCACGGAAGACAAGAAAACGGAATTTCCTACATTTCTGGCGGGGGTGACGCTGAGGCTTTAA
- the pgeF gene encoding peptidoglycan editing factor PgeF, which produces MQRISSVQAGFEHVSVLGKPSEVPAGIFVSKKPVESKGEFLRTAWAQAGFEPKMPVYLKQVHSGTVVRFLNGERPMQVPTGDAAITDSKDLFLVIQVADCLPVLFFDPARKLIAGAHAGWKGSLLGIVPEVVRQVVLFGSRVENLRIWLGPSIHSCCYEVDVERSAMFPRSPDSPRHIDLLAFNRQLLREAGVRAENIFEDERCTACSAEKFPSYRRDGKKAGRIFACLALK; this is translated from the coding sequence ATGCAGAGGATTTCATCGGTGCAGGCGGGTTTTGAACATGTTAGTGTTTTGGGAAAACCTTCAGAAGTACCGGCGGGAATTTTTGTTTCCAAAAAGCCGGTGGAAAGCAAGGGCGAGTTTTTGAGAACGGCTTGGGCGCAGGCGGGATTTGAGCCGAAAATGCCGGTCTATCTGAAACAGGTGCATTCCGGGACGGTTGTCCGATTCCTGAACGGCGAACGCCCGATGCAAGTTCCAACCGGGGATGCGGCCATCACCGATTCAAAGGATTTATTTCTCGTCATTCAAGTGGCGGATTGTTTACCTGTTTTGTTCTTTGACCCGGCCAGAAAATTGATTGCCGGGGCGCATGCCGGATGGAAGGGAAGTTTGCTTGGAATCGTGCCGGAAGTTGTACGCCAAGTGGTGCTGTTCGGTTCACGGGTCGAAAACCTTCGCATCTGGCTTGGGCCCTCGATTCATTCCTGCTGTTATGAAGTGGACGTGGAGCGCTCGGCTATGTTTCCGCGCAGTCCGGATTCCCCGCGCCACATTGACCTGTTGGCCTTCAACCGGCAACTGCTAAGAGAAGCCGGCGTCCGCGCGGAAAATATTTTTGAGGATGAGCGCTGCACGGCCTGTTCGGCGGAAAAATTTCCCTCCTATCGCCGGGACGGCAAAAAGGCGGGGCGGATTTTTGCCTGCCTCGCTTTGAAATAA
- a CDS encoding bifunctional (p)ppGpp synthetase/guanosine-3',5'-bis(diphosphate) 3'-pyrophosphohydrolase, with product MNLAEFIIKVESFNANIDIPLVRRAYEFCDRAHAGQKRESGDPFIEHCLEVAFVLAELHMDSATIAAGLLHDVLEDTPVTKEQIKQDFGEDIAELVDGVTKLGEFKFQSVEEEQVEYFRKLLLSMAKDIRVIVIKLADRLHNMRTLEHLPKDRIARIATETRDVYAPLAHRFGIGKLKWELEDWAFKYLNPEAYRELSEKVQARREEREAYLQSVIDPISAQLEKAGIKAEIKGRAKHFDSIFRKMQLRKKPFEEIYDLFAIRVIVETVRDCYHALGLVHQLWTPIRESFDDYIALPKSNGYQSLHTTVIGPLNRPVEIQIRTFEMHRLAEFGIAAHWLYKEGKKTADEGDKHVAWLREIIEWQKDMASPTEFLEYLKLDLYADEVFVFTPKGELRELPRGATPLDFAYAIHTDVGNRCTGARINGVMRPLSTPLQSGDEVEVITSPHQTPTQDWLKIVHTSRARSKIRHYLKMKGYEQAVALGKEMLEREAKKLRLKPTDAEILDLAMSFSYTSAEGLFAALGDGTLSLLTVIHKLVPERKPETDLSLFRKIIEKAKGEPKGVSISGSFSGGDLMYRLARCCQPIPGEPIVGFITRGRGISIHRRDCPNAAGLLSDGDRTLKVDWNVEGTQAFVVRLKLIVEERKNILRDVADAVAKADSNLRSVGLESIGRATPGHLIVEVKNVAHLARVIKELKKVKGVVEVERVSEQEGEG from the coding sequence ATGAATCTGGCCGAATTCATCATCAAAGTCGAGTCCTTCAACGCCAACATCGACATCCCGCTGGTGCGGCGGGCGTACGAATTCTGCGACCGGGCGCACGCCGGGCAGAAGCGGGAGTCAGGCGACCCGTTCATCGAACACTGCCTGGAAGTGGCGTTCGTTCTGGCGGAACTGCACATGGACTCCGCCACCATCGCCGCAGGGCTTCTGCACGACGTTCTGGAAGACACGCCTGTGACCAAGGAGCAAATCAAGCAGGACTTCGGCGAGGATATCGCCGAGCTGGTGGATGGCGTCACCAAGCTGGGAGAATTCAAATTCCAGAGCGTGGAAGAGGAGCAGGTGGAGTATTTCCGCAAGCTGCTTCTATCGATGGCCAAGGACATCCGGGTGATTGTCATCAAGCTGGCCGACCGCTTGCACAATATGCGGACTTTGGAGCATCTCCCCAAGGATAGAATCGCACGCATCGCCACCGAAACGCGGGACGTGTACGCCCCTTTGGCGCACCGGTTCGGCATCGGGAAACTCAAATGGGAACTGGAGGACTGGGCGTTCAAATACCTAAATCCGGAGGCGTACCGGGAGCTTTCCGAAAAGGTTCAGGCCCGGCGGGAGGAACGGGAGGCGTACCTCCAATCCGTCATCGACCCGATTTCCGCGCAACTGGAAAAGGCGGGAATCAAGGCGGAAATCAAGGGGCGGGCGAAGCATTTCGACTCGATTTTCCGGAAGATGCAGCTGCGCAAAAAACCGTTCGAGGAGATTTACGATTTGTTCGCCATCCGGGTCATCGTGGAAACCGTCCGGGACTGCTACCATGCGCTGGGGCTCGTGCACCAGCTCTGGACGCCGATACGGGAAAGCTTTGACGACTACATTGCGCTGCCGAAATCGAACGGCTACCAGTCCCTGCACACCACCGTGATCGGCCCCTTGAACCGGCCGGTGGAGATTCAAATCCGCACCTTTGAGATGCACCGGCTGGCGGAGTTCGGCATCGCCGCCCACTGGCTCTACAAGGAGGGGAAAAAGACGGCGGACGAGGGGGACAAGCACGTGGCGTGGCTTAGGGAAATCATCGAATGGCAGAAGGACATGGCCTCACCCACGGAATTTCTGGAATATCTGAAGCTGGATTTGTATGCCGACGAGGTATTCGTTTTCACCCCCAAAGGGGAACTGCGGGAACTTCCCAGGGGGGCCACGCCGCTCGATTTTGCCTATGCCATCCACACGGACGTGGGAAACCGCTGCACGGGGGCGCGCATCAACGGGGTGATGCGGCCGCTTTCGACGCCCCTGCAGTCCGGCGACGAGGTGGAAGTCATCACCTCCCCGCACCAGACCCCCACCCAGGACTGGCTGAAAATCGTGCATACCTCCCGCGCCCGCTCGAAAATCCGCCACTATCTCAAAATGAAGGGATACGAGCAGGCGGTTGCGCTGGGGAAGGAGATGCTGGAGCGGGAGGCAAAAAAACTCCGGCTCAAACCGACCGATGCGGAGATTTTGGATTTGGCGATGTCTTTTTCCTACACCTCGGCAGAGGGGCTTTTTGCCGCCTTGGGGGATGGGACTTTATCCCTGCTCACCGTCATCCACAAACTGGTCCCGGAGAGGAAACCGGAAACGGATTTGTCCCTTTTCCGAAAAATCATCGAAAAGGCGAAAGGGGAACCGAAGGGGGTAAGCATCAGCGGGAGTTTTTCCGGCGGGGATTTGATGTATCGCCTCGCGCGCTGCTGCCAGCCGATTCCGGGGGAACCGATTGTCGGCTTCATCACCCGCGGGCGGGGGATTTCCATCCACCGGCGGGACTGCCCGAATGCGGCGGGGCTTCTCTCCGACGGGGACCGGACGCTGAAGGTGGACTGGAACGTGGAAGGGACACAGGCGTTCGTGGTGCGGCTCAAATTGATTGTCGAGGAGCGGAAAAACATTCTGCGCGACGTGGCGGACGCCGTGGCCAAGGCGGATTCCAACCTCCGCTCGGTAGGGCTGGAGAGTATAGGACGGGCGACGCCGGGGCATTTGATCGTCGAGGTGAAAAACGTCGCCCATTTGGCGCGGGTCATAAAAGAGCTGAAGAAAGTGAAAGGGGTGGTGGAAGTGGAGCGGGTGAGCGAGCAGGAAGGGGAGGGGTAG
- a CDS encoding glycosyltransferase family 9 protein, with translation MEIKKILAVRDDRMGDFILTLPAISALQEAFSSARLTVAVSPSVYPLAVRLLPGKNVFSHTGAFSQFYSFLKNEGFDLAVFFRPRPGTAVAAFLAGVPKRLGTGYRGYGFLYNLKHYEHRHKAEKQEAEYSLGLLKPLGIEKNLHFETVGIDAKEAEAVWRKFGLDLTKNWVAVHPGSGGSSPNWPKKNYVELARKLSEDGFSVLWTGSVPELQGVDELGISLAGKTEIWDLACLYSRCKLVIAPSTGPLHLASLVGTPVVGIYSPVRVNSPRRWGPLGPKAKTLVPPLEECNCKARACRRGNCMELLQLGDVFQAALAELSKTATPVSHPQTTPQG, from the coding sequence ATGGAAATAAAAAAGATTCTGGCGGTGCGGGATGACCGGATGGGGGATTTTATCCTTACGCTTCCGGCCATCTCCGCGTTGCAGGAGGCGTTTTCCTCCGCGCGGCTCACGGTGGCCGTCTCTCCCAGCGTTTATCCTCTTGCAGTGCGGCTTTTGCCGGGGAAAAACGTTTTCAGCCATACTGGAGCGTTTTCCCAATTCTATTCCTTCCTGAAGAACGAGGGATTTGATTTGGCCGTTTTTTTTCGCCCGCGGCCGGGGACGGCAGTCGCCGCCTTTTTGGCCGGGGTGCCGAAGCGCCTGGGGACGGGGTACCGGGGGTACGGTTTTCTTTACAACCTCAAACACTACGAGCACCGGCATAAGGCGGAAAAGCAGGAAGCGGAGTATTCACTTGGGCTTTTGAAGCCGCTGGGCATCGAGAAAAATCTGCATTTCGAGACCGTCGGCATTGATGCAAAAGAGGCGGAGGCGGTCTGGAGAAAATTCGGGCTGGATTTAACTAAAAACTGGGTTGCCGTTCATCCCGGTTCGGGGGGGTCGTCGCCAAACTGGCCGAAGAAAAATTATGTTGAGCTGGCCAGGAAATTATCCGAGGACGGGTTTTCGGTTTTGTGGACGGGTTCGGTTCCAGAATTACAAGGTGTAGACGAGCTTGGTATATCGCTGGCTGGAAAAACGGAAATTTGGGATTTGGCCTGTTTGTATTCCCGCTGCAAATTGGTTATCGCTCCCTCCACAGGCCCCTTGCATCTGGCGTCACTCGTTGGCACGCCGGTTGTCGGAATCTACAGCCCCGTGCGGGTCAATTCACCGCGGCGCTGGGGGCCGCTCGGGCCAAAGGCCAAAACGCTTGTTCCTCCGCTGGAGGAATGCAACTGCAAAGCCAGAGCATGCCGCCGGGGAAATTGTATGGAGCTTCTCCAATTAGGTGATGTTTTTCAGGCAGCTTTGGCCGAGCTTTCTAAAACTGCAACCCCTGTTTCCCATCCACAAACCACCCCCCAAGGTTGA
- a CDS encoding glycosyltransferase family 2 protein has protein sequence MPKISAVILTKNEERNLPRCLGAVRWANEILILDSGSTDGTVEIAKKFGAKVFQLPWEGFGKQKQKGVELATGEWVLSIDADEVVTPELKEEIALRLTTDNGTAGYFFKRKAFFLDRFVTHGGWYPDWVLRLFKKDKGKFTPAPVHESVILDGPSARLEADLLHYTDPDFSHYLAKLNRYTDLSARELFERGERGSLFKILANPAAKFFSQYLLKAGFLDGRAGFILAGASAFHVFSKYVKLWELSRGRSGSRTAPTK, from the coding sequence ATGCCTAAGATTTCAGCGGTCATCCTGACCAAAAACGAGGAACGGAATCTGCCGCGGTGTTTGGGGGCTGTCCGCTGGGCGAATGAGATTCTGATTTTGGATTCGGGGAGCACGGACGGGACGGTGGAAATTGCCAAAAAATTCGGAGCGAAGGTTTTTCAACTGCCGTGGGAGGGGTTTGGAAAACAGAAGCAGAAGGGGGTGGAGCTGGCAACCGGGGAGTGGGTTTTGTCCATCGATGCGGATGAAGTTGTCACCCCGGAGCTTAAAGAGGAAATCGCGTTACGATTGACCACCGACAACGGCACGGCGGGGTACTTTTTCAAGCGGAAGGCGTTTTTTCTGGACCGGTTCGTTACGCACGGGGGGTGGTATCCGGACTGGGTTTTGCGGCTGTTCAAAAAGGATAAAGGAAAGTTCACCCCGGCGCCGGTGCACGAGTCGGTCATCCTGGACGGGCCTTCCGCCCGGCTCGAAGCGGATTTGCTGCATTACACCGACCCGGATTTTTCGCATTATCTGGCGAAGCTGAACCGCTACACGGATCTTTCGGCGCGGGAGCTTTTTGAGCGGGGGGAGCGGGGGTCGCTCTTCAAAATTCTGGCCAACCCGGCGGCGAAGTTTTTTTCGCAGTATCTTTTGAAGGCGGGATTTCTGGACGGGCGGGCGGGGTTCATTCTGGCCGGGGCCTCGGCCTTTCACGTTTTTTCCAAATATGTGAAGCTGTGGGAATTGTCGCGGGGTAGGAGCGGTTCACGAACCGCCCCTACAAAGTAA